A single Anatilimnocola floriformis DNA region contains:
- a CDS encoding DUF2997 domain-containing protein has protein sequence MTKTIEVTISPKGETKIETKGFAGSECRQASRFMEEALGVRVSEKLATEFYQQVSPLQSVTEGQV, from the coding sequence ATGACGAAAACCATCGAAGTCACCATATCGCCCAAGGGGGAAACCAAGATCGAAACGAAGGGCTTTGCCGGGAGCGAATGTCGGCAGGCTAGTCGCTTCATGGAAGAGGCGCTCGGCGTTCGAGTCAGCGAAAAGCTCGCAACGGAGTTCTATCAGCAGGTGTCCCCGCTACAGTCGGTCACGGAAGGGCAAGTATGA
- a CDS encoding DUF1257 domain-containing protein: MNGQHKLFTSVASGWGITLPGWSYPVVCDLSSGQLHFDNYNGRWGQQQVLDHFLQRYACEKAKIEARKKGHTISEQTLADGSIKLTILVAAGAA; this comes from the coding sequence GTGAATGGTCAACACAAGTTGTTCACCTCGGTGGCATCCGGTTGGGGCATCACGTTACCTGGTTGGAGCTACCCGGTTGTCTGCGATCTGAGTTCGGGCCAGTTGCACTTTGATAACTACAACGGCCGTTGGGGACAACAGCAAGTACTCGATCATTTTCTTCAGCGATATGCCTGCGAGAAGGCGAAGATCGAGGCCCGAAAGAAGGGACATACGATCAGCGAGCAAACACTCGCCGATGGTTCGATCAAACTCACCATCCTCGTTGCCGCAGGTGCTGCATGA
- a CDS encoding recombinase family protein: MSRSYLNPPLVARNGRQLRVVVVARISTDKQDEKSLADQEALVREWLTDHYAGRFGVKVLATQGSGERLDRKELRRLKKFIKSRKIDLVISEDLGRIARRLQASEFCELCEDHGVRLIALNDNIDTAQEDWRMNSFFASFRHEQYNRDTAKRIRRSLRNRFNNGGVVQTVIFCYEKSKECEKDEQLKKRPEMEPVIEEIFRRLEDDQSYSEVADWLNAQGVPTGQWCRRKTWTGVMVRRIVFNPILKGVRVRNRRISKRVNKTGRRKSVKAPEAELQTRLCPHLAFVAAERYDRLIRKLELKNAMYSVGKMGKADPRLGRPKKRTVWPGQHVTCGVCGYPYVYGGHGKKQNLMCNGAREYACWNGATFNGPEASAKIAAAVLDAISSLPGYDATYEAEVRAELERKSSTKQVRHAEFSAKLAGTERKLGNIIDAVSESGGNSGLYDRLRQLEAEKSDWQDKLRDLEKEPSEAVSLPSMEELKQLAKQAFQSLAHDSPDFARLMKKLITTIVVDPFRPIDGGDVVLRARFTLTLLPLVPELKCLASESQLFRSQEIVVDLFEPPQRIAYRERVVTLIGRKMFQRDVGKELGITQPAVQNALKLDALMQKMATLDPYVLVTEPPDDNNRFRRHKHPRYHFSPKPPLND, encoded by the coding sequence ATGTCGCGATCGTATTTGAATCCGCCGCTCGTCGCCCGCAATGGACGCCAGCTCCGTGTTGTCGTCGTCGCTCGCATCAGCACGGATAAGCAAGATGAAAAGAGCCTGGCAGACCAAGAGGCGCTGGTGCGCGAGTGGCTTACGGATCATTACGCAGGACGGTTCGGCGTCAAGGTTCTGGCAACGCAAGGAAGCGGCGAACGCCTTGATCGGAAAGAGCTGCGTCGACTGAAAAAATTTATCAAGAGCCGCAAAATCGATCTGGTGATTTCCGAGGACCTCGGTCGGATCGCGCGTCGACTTCAGGCTTCTGAATTTTGCGAACTCTGCGAGGACCACGGCGTCCGGCTGATTGCGTTAAACGACAACATCGACACAGCCCAAGAAGATTGGCGGATGAACTCGTTCTTTGCCTCGTTTCGTCACGAGCAATACAACCGAGACACAGCGAAGCGAATTCGGCGTTCACTCCGAAATCGCTTCAACAACGGTGGTGTGGTTCAGACTGTAATATTTTGCTACGAAAAATCGAAGGAGTGTGAAAAAGACGAGCAGTTGAAAAAACGCCCCGAGATGGAGCCCGTCATCGAGGAGATCTTTCGACGACTTGAAGACGACCAATCGTACTCTGAAGTTGCCGACTGGCTGAACGCTCAGGGCGTTCCGACTGGTCAATGGTGCCGGCGGAAAACTTGGACCGGAGTGATGGTCCGGCGGATAGTTTTCAATCCAATTCTGAAAGGTGTGCGAGTTCGCAATCGCCGGATCAGTAAACGGGTCAATAAGACGGGCCGTCGCAAATCCGTTAAAGCACCTGAAGCAGAGCTGCAGACGCGACTCTGCCCACACTTGGCATTCGTTGCTGCGGAACGCTACGACCGATTGATTCGCAAGTTGGAGTTGAAGAATGCCATGTACTCTGTGGGCAAAATGGGTAAGGCGGATCCCCGTTTGGGGCGTCCCAAGAAACGTACAGTCTGGCCCGGTCAGCATGTCACCTGTGGAGTATGCGGATATCCCTATGTTTATGGAGGCCATGGAAAGAAGCAGAATCTGATGTGTAACGGCGCTCGTGAATATGCATGCTGGAACGGCGCCACGTTCAATGGCCCGGAGGCATCTGCGAAGATCGCCGCAGCCGTGCTGGACGCGATAAGTAGCCTGCCTGGCTATGACGCAACGTACGAAGCTGAGGTACGTGCCGAACTCGAGCGTAAGTCGAGCACTAAGCAAGTGCGCCATGCCGAGTTTTCCGCAAAGCTTGCGGGCACCGAGCGAAAGCTTGGCAACATCATTGATGCCGTTAGCGAGTCCGGTGGCAATTCAGGTCTATACGATCGACTTCGACAACTTGAGGCCGAAAAGTCTGACTGGCAGGACAAGCTACGAGATCTTGAAAAGGAACCAAGTGAAGCAGTCAGTCTGCCATCGATGGAGGAGCTAAAGCAATTAGCCAAGCAAGCGTTCCAGTCGCTGGCCCATGATTCGCCAGACTTCGCGCGTCTGATGAAAAAACTGATCACGACAATCGTAGTAGACCCTTTCCGGCCGATCGACGGCGGCGACGTCGTGCTCCGCGCGAGATTCACGCTCACGTTGCTACCGTTAGTGCCTGAGCTAAAGTGCTTGGCAAGCGAGTCACAGCTGTTTCGTAGCCAGGAGATTGTTGTCGATTTGTTTGAACCGCCGCAACGGATTGCCTATCGCGAGCGTGTGGTAACGTTGATTGGCCGGAAGATGTTTCAGCGAGATGTAGGTAAAGAACTGGGGATCACTCAGCCCGCCGTGCAGAACGCGCTCAAGCTCGACGCTCTCATGCAGAAGATGGCTACTTTAGATCCGTATGTGCTCGTTACGGAGCCACCAGACGACAACAATCGGTTCCGACGGCACAAACACCCCCGGTATCACTTTTCGCCAAAGCCACCTTTGAACGACTAG